ATGCCCTCCTCCAGGCAGGCCCGAGCCGTCGCGGAGGGGTTCCTGAGGTCGCCGGCCGACCTCGTACAGGTGTCGGACCTTGCCGCACGCGAGAACGTCAGCCTCCGCACCCTGCAGCGTCAGTTCCACGACGAGACGGGGCTGCCCCTGTCGGAGTGGCGCACCCGCGCTCGCGTCACCGTGGCCGCATCGCTGCTCGCGGACGGCCGCGAGATCGGGTGGGCAGCGCGGGACGTCGGCTTCCAGACCTCTGCGGGCTTCACCCGCGCGTTCCGCCGTCACGTGGGGGTCGCGCCGAAGGACTACCCCCGCAGCGGGGCCGTCAGCGTCGCGCCGGCGCTCGAGCGACAGCCGCCGCCCGTCCCGCCGCGTCGCGTGTGGAACTGGGTCTACGACTGGCACGTCCTGTGGTGGGTCTACCGGGGCGAGGTGGCCATGCGCATCGGCACCCGGCAGGTGGTGCTGCGCGCAGGTCAGGCCGTCTGGATCCCCGCCGGGTGCTCGGCGTCGGTGGACGAACGCGGCGACGGCTCGATCCTGCTTCCCCTCGGGAACCGTCGGGGCGGCGCCGAGGTGGCACCCGCCGACCTGCGCGTCCTCGACCTGCAGGACCTGGCGGTCCCGTACCTCCTGCACACGGTGGTCGCGGAGTACACGCTCTTCGAGCCCGTCGAGGAGGGCGACCGCGAGGCGCTGGCCGACGTGCTGTTCGAGGAGCAGTTCGGTCACGACTCGCCCGAGCAGGACACAGGTGCGCTGACGGGTGCGGTGGCCGTCATCGCGCGTTCGCTGCGGCTCGCGCCGGCGGACCCCAGGTCGCTCGCGGAGTGGGCCGAGACCGTCGGGGAGCCGGTGCGACGGCTCGGCCACGAGTTCGTCCACCAGACCGGTCGCGACTTCCCTCGATGGAGAGCCGACGTCCGCATGAGCCTCGCGCGCGAGCTGTTGCGCGACGGGTCGACGCCGCTCGCCGCGTCGCGGGTGCTGGGCTACGCCACCAGCGCGGGCTTCGGCCAGGTCTTCACGGCCACACACGGCCTGACGCCGCGCCAGTACCAGCAGCGCGTCGTCCCGCGCCAGGTCGCGAGCTCGGCGTAGGGAGCCCGAGGGGAAAGCGAAGAGGCCGACCCGGTGGGTCGGCCTCTGTTCGGTGGAGCATAGGAGATTCGAACTCCTGACCTCTTCCATGCCATGGAAGCGCGCTACCAACTGCGCCAATGCCCCGCTAACAACCTCCGCAAGATTACCTGCTCGCCCCCGAGTTCCCCAAACCGGGGTCGGGTTCGTCCGCCTCGTCGTCGGACATGACGGGCTCGGGCAGCGATCCGGAGTTCCATTCCGCCAGCCGCCACTGCGACATGTCCTCCCACCGCGCCTCCTGCAGGACCGACCAGTGGCAGTTCGACAGACCGCCGAACTGGCGCCACGACTGCTCGGCGATCCCGAGGAAGGTGAGCGCACCGGTCCGCAGGACGGCGCCGTGGGCCACCACGACGAGCGTCTCCCCGAGCGGC
This genomic interval from Aeromicrobium choanae contains the following:
- a CDS encoding helix-turn-helix domain-containing protein, with the translated sequence MFPPLATGRTTEDQLPVLLWVHTGTATIEAAGTSHVLTAGEALWVPAGTEHGTRTEAGAVVLPILPSTPALPGAPADVRVVRVPDTWADWLVSQFDFNRHHTQDEDAGALELLALVAGEGSGAPELPSLTMPSSRQARAVAEGFLRSPADLVQVSDLAARENVSLRTLQRQFHDETGLPLSEWRTRARVTVAASLLADGREIGWAARDVGFQTSAGFTRAFRRHVGVAPKDYPRSGAVSVAPALERQPPPVPPRRVWNWVYDWHVLWWVYRGEVAMRIGTRQVVLRAGQAVWIPAGCSASVDERGDGSILLPLGNRRGGAEVAPADLRVLDLQDLAVPYLLHTVVAEYTLFEPVEEGDREALADVLFEEQFGHDSPEQDTGALTGAVAVIARSLRLAPADPRSLAEWAETVGEPVRRLGHEFVHQTGRDFPRWRADVRMSLARELLRDGSTPLAASRVLGYATSAGFGQVFTATHGLTPRQYQQRVVPRQVASSA